In Kordiimonas sp. SCSIO 12610, the following are encoded in one genomic region:
- a CDS encoding tetratricopeptide repeat-containing sulfotransferase family protein, whose translation MDSSVKHALKNAQQSIYSGKFLAALEILKPYHDIPDSSRTEILYTTAVCYRYLKRYQEAQDTLLKLREAQPDFGRGFQEQGHLYLKTGDKKAALVAFTRACEANPALEASWRMQAGLLAEQGSEQESKLAQAQALRLQQLPKELLSVTNLIAEGRLLKAEGLCRKFLKNQPHHVEGMRLLADIGSRLGVLEDAEFLVESAREFAPDNIQVQIDYIGVLRKRQKFEKACLEAKALYERDPANPVFQSHYAIESLQAGDFDKALELFDQILTTIPDDATTLTSKGHALKTIGKQDEAIKCYQKAGTINPRMGDAFYALANLKTYTFSDAELSKMQKAEDSGQLLTNHQSQFCFALGKAFEDRQDFSKAFTYYERGNKLKRIQSRYQADQMAEELTAIANACNESLFEKHTRTGDVAPDPIFIVGLPRAGSTLLEQILASHSMVDGTLELPNILSMVHRLRGHHKVDASAGYPGVLNDMKPEDFEKLGQAYIRDTRIHRKHAPFFTDKMPNNFRHIGLIQLILPNAKIIDARREPMACCFSGFKQLFAEGQEFTYGLEEVGRYYKGYVELMRHWDHVLPNKILRVQYEDVVADLETQVRRILDYCGLPFEANCVDFHKTDRSVRTASSEQVRQPIYKSGIAQWQNFEPWLDPLKKSLGPVLKEYR comes from the coding sequence GTGGATTCTTCAGTCAAACATGCGCTTAAAAACGCGCAACAATCGATCTATTCAGGCAAGTTTTTAGCCGCTCTGGAAATACTGAAGCCCTATCATGACATTCCAGATAGTTCGCGAACTGAAATCCTATACACAACCGCAGTCTGTTATCGCTACCTCAAACGATACCAAGAGGCCCAAGATACACTCCTCAAATTACGAGAAGCTCAGCCAGATTTTGGACGAGGTTTTCAAGAGCAAGGCCACCTTTACCTAAAAACAGGGGATAAAAAAGCCGCCCTTGTTGCCTTCACGCGTGCATGCGAGGCAAATCCGGCATTGGAAGCCAGTTGGCGAATGCAAGCAGGTTTACTGGCGGAACAAGGCAGCGAGCAGGAAAGCAAACTTGCGCAGGCGCAGGCTTTAAGGTTGCAGCAATTACCGAAGGAATTGTTGAGCGTAACAAATTTGATTGCGGAAGGGCGTTTATTGAAAGCCGAAGGCCTTTGTCGTAAGTTTCTGAAAAACCAGCCTCATCATGTTGAAGGCATGCGACTTTTGGCAGATATAGGGTCTCGCTTGGGCGTGCTGGAAGATGCAGAGTTCCTAGTGGAAAGTGCTCGGGAGTTTGCCCCTGATAACATTCAAGTACAAATTGATTATATTGGGGTGCTACGCAAGCGGCAGAAGTTTGAAAAAGCCTGCTTGGAAGCCAAAGCCTTGTACGAGCGTGATCCTGCTAACCCTGTATTTCAATCCCATTATGCGATTGAAAGTCTACAGGCAGGAGACTTTGATAAAGCGCTTGAGCTGTTTGATCAGATCCTGACAACAATCCCTGATGATGCAACTACCTTAACATCAAAAGGACATGCCCTTAAGACAATTGGCAAGCAGGATGAGGCAATCAAATGTTATCAGAAAGCTGGCACCATCAACCCAAGGATGGGCGATGCTTTTTACGCGCTTGCAAACTTAAAGACTTATACGTTCAGTGACGCTGAACTATCCAAGATGCAGAAAGCTGAAGATAGCGGCCAGTTGCTCACCAATCATCAAAGTCAATTTTGTTTCGCACTCGGTAAAGCGTTTGAAGACAGACAGGATTTTTCCAAGGCCTTCACATATTATGAGCGAGGTAACAAACTGAAACGCATTCAGAGCCGTTATCAAGCTGATCAGATGGCAGAAGAGCTGACTGCCATTGCAAACGCTTGCAACGAAAGCTTATTTGAAAAACACACCAGAACTGGTGATGTAGCGCCGGACCCCATTTTTATTGTTGGCCTTCCTCGCGCAGGCTCTACCTTATTGGAGCAGATACTTGCCTCTCACAGCATGGTTGATGGGACATTGGAATTACCAAATATCTTGTCAATGGTACACCGCCTGCGTGGCCATCACAAAGTTGATGCATCAGCGGGGTACCCTGGGGTCTTAAATGATATGAAGCCTGAAGACTTTGAGAAGTTAGGACAGGCGTATATTCGTGATACCCGTATACACCGAAAGCACGCCCCTTTCTTTACCGATAAAATGCCGAATAACTTCAGGCATATAGGACTGATCCAATTAATACTTCCAAATGCAAAAATCATTGATGCCCGCCGTGAGCCGATGGCGTGCTGCTTTAGCGGCTTCAAACAATTATTTGCTGAAGGTCAGGAATTTACCTACGGGCTTGAAGAAGTCGGGCGGTATTACAAGGGATATGTTGAACTGATGCGGCATTGGGACCACGTATTGCCAAACAAGATATTACGGGTTCAATATGAGGATGTTGTTGCCGATCTGGAAACTCAGGTTAGGCGTATCCTGGATTATTGCGGCCTCCCATTTGAAGCAAATTGTGTAGACTTCCATAAAACTGATCGCTCAGTGCGTACGGCAAGTTCCGAGCAGGTCAGGCAACCTATCTATAAGTCCGGCATAGCCCAGTGGCAAAATTTTGAACCATGGTTAGATCCTCTGAAAAAATCGTTGGGTCCTGTATTAAAGGAGTATCGTTAA
- a CDS encoding BCCT family transporter: MTVQDDKQDDFDLPDHVAPEESSYDTDYEAGQDNIEVLGLDIHNPVFAISAVTILIFVFGTLVFPEAASSAMNSARSWVLGNFDWFFVSTTNLVFLFCFIVAVSPLGRIRLGGSDARPEFSTKSWLSMLFSAGVGIGMVFYGAAEPVAYYTAWSGSPLEAEPLTSEAKQLAFSATIFHWGITPWAIYAVVGLALAFFSFNKGLPLTIRSAFYPLFGERIWGWPGHLIDLLAVVATLFGLATSLGLGAKQAAGGLNFLFGVDASLNTQIILIIGITGLAIISVVRGLDGGVKLLSNINMLLAIIFLIFVVAVGPTFKIFEGFFTNAVNYIADTPKLSNWLGRDDKDWFHGWTIFYWAWWVSWSPFVGMFIARVSKGRTIREFMAAVLVVPVFVAIIWFTSFGVTALEQIDNNVGSLPQGITDVSLVLFQMLENLPFAQFSSLVAIVLLVVFFVTSSDSGSLVIDSITAGGKLHAPTVQRVFWAVLQGLVAIVLLIGGGSAALSSLQAGTIAAGLPFALVLLVCCVSLYRGLMTEYVPSKHNK; this comes from the coding sequence ATGACCGTACAAGACGACAAGCAGGATGATTTTGATTTACCGGACCATGTTGCCCCTGAAGAAAGCAGTTATGACACAGATTATGAGGCGGGGCAGGACAATATTGAAGTCCTGGGCCTCGATATTCATAACCCTGTATTCGCAATCAGCGCTGTAACAATTTTAATATTCGTTTTTGGTACATTGGTTTTCCCTGAAGCCGCAAGCAGCGCGATGAACTCAGCGCGTTCATGGGTGCTGGGCAACTTTGATTGGTTCTTTGTCAGCACAACCAACCTTGTTTTCTTGTTTTGTTTCATTGTTGCAGTATCGCCTCTTGGCCGTATCCGACTGGGCGGCTCAGATGCGCGACCTGAATTTAGCACGAAATCCTGGCTTTCCATGTTGTTTTCAGCAGGAGTTGGGATAGGGATGGTATTTTACGGGGCCGCGGAACCAGTTGCCTATTACACAGCCTGGTCAGGTAGCCCCTTGGAAGCGGAGCCATTAACCAGTGAAGCAAAACAGCTGGCCTTCAGCGCAACCATTTTCCACTGGGGAATAACGCCTTGGGCGATTTATGCTGTTGTTGGGCTTGCACTTGCGTTTTTTAGTTTCAATAAAGGCCTGCCACTCACGATCCGGTCCGCATTCTATCCTTTATTTGGCGAACGTATATGGGGGTGGCCTGGTCACTTGATAGACTTGCTGGCCGTTGTCGCAACGCTTTTTGGCCTTGCAACTTCACTTGGTCTCGGTGCCAAACAGGCTGCGGGAGGGCTTAATTTTCTGTTTGGTGTTGATGCTTCGTTAAATACTCAGATTATATTGATCATTGGTATTACAGGACTTGCGATAATATCTGTGGTGCGCGGACTGGATGGCGGTGTAAAACTACTTAGCAACATAAATATGCTGCTTGCTATTATATTCCTCATATTTGTGGTAGCGGTTGGCCCGACGTTCAAAATATTCGAAGGCTTTTTCACAAACGCAGTAAACTATATTGCCGACACACCTAAACTCAGTAACTGGTTAGGCCGTGATGACAAAGACTGGTTTCATGGCTGGACCATATTCTACTGGGCATGGTGGGTCTCATGGTCGCCTTTCGTTGGGATGTTTATTGCGCGTGTATCAAAAGGACGAACCATACGGGAATTTATGGCTGCTGTTCTCGTTGTGCCAGTATTTGTCGCAATTATCTGGTTCACATCATTCGGCGTAACAGCCCTTGAACAGATCGATAATAATGTTGGCAGTCTTCCTCAGGGCATTACAGATGTTTCTCTTGTCCTTTTTCAGATGTTGGAGAATTTACCGTTTGCCCAGTTCTCATCACTCGTCGCGATTGTGCTACTCGTCGTCTTTTTTGTGACCTCGTCGGATTCCGGGTCCCTTGTGATTGATAGTATAACGGCTGGTGGCAAACTACATGCACCCACAGTCCAGCGTGTATTTTGGGCCGTGCTTCAGGGCTTGGTTGCTATTGTGCTATTGATTGGAGGCGGGAGCGCCGCATTATCGTCTTTGCAGGCGGGGACAATTGCGGCAGGATTACCTTTCGCACTTGTGCTACTTGTTTGTTGCGTAAGCCTTTACCGTGGGCTAATGACGGAATATGTTCCAAGTAAGCATAATAAGTAA
- a CDS encoding MarR family winged helix-turn-helix transcriptional regulator, whose amino-acid sequence MTDRLEPSLVALRQILRATEISSRALAKECGLTPSQLILMQVIAKEGDAMPSFLAKEVSLSQATVTALLDKLEKRKLIIRERDPNDKRRIHVKLTHEGHTMLYNAPNTLQQRFERGFVKMDDWEQAFLLAALERTAVILEAEELDAAPVLDIGAVDSLTE is encoded by the coding sequence ATGACAGACCGGCTGGAACCATCCTTAGTTGCGTTAAGGCAAATACTACGAGCTACTGAAATCAGCTCACGGGCGTTAGCAAAAGAATGTGGACTAACACCCTCGCAGCTGATTTTGATGCAGGTCATCGCAAAAGAAGGAGATGCGATGCCGAGCTTCCTTGCCAAGGAGGTTTCCCTTAGCCAGGCAACGGTAACAGCGCTGTTGGACAAGTTAGAGAAACGAAAGCTTATCATTCGTGAACGTGACCCAAACGATAAGCGCCGTATTCATGTAAAACTTACCCATGAAGGCCACACAATGCTTTATAATGCACCAAACACCTTGCAACAACGTTTCGAACGAGGGTTCGTAAAAATGGACGATTGGGAACAGGCATTTCTTCTTGCAGCCTTAGAGCGAACAGCGGTGATACTGGAAGCTGAAGAATTGGATGCTGCGCCTGTCCTTGATATCGGAGCGGTGGACAGTTTGACTGAGTAA
- a CDS encoding RbsD/FucU family protein: MLRGIDPILPPELLRILRAMGHGDEIAIVDANFPAETNANRLIRCDGVSATQMLEAIVKLMPLDSFVDHAAFSMQVVDEPDITPEIVYEFGKIIAELADHNTAINPIERFQFYDKTRTAFAIVTTGERRLYGNIILKKGIIRN; the protein is encoded by the coding sequence ATGCTGAGGGGAATTGATCCAATTTTACCACCTGAGTTGCTACGTATCCTGCGTGCAATGGGGCATGGTGACGAAATAGCAATTGTTGATGCGAACTTCCCTGCCGAGACTAACGCTAATCGCCTGATTAGGTGTGATGGAGTGAGCGCTACGCAAATGCTTGAAGCTATTGTGAAACTTATGCCACTGGATAGTTTTGTTGATCATGCGGCGTTTTCTATGCAAGTCGTTGATGAGCCTGATATTACGCCTGAAATTGTATATGAGTTTGGTAAGATCATTGCTGAACTCGCTGATCACAACACGGCCATTAATCCTATTGAACGTTTTCAGTTTTACGATAAAACGCGTACAGCTTTTGCAATTGTTACCACCGGCGAACGTCGATTATACGGCAATATTATTCTCAAAAAAGGTATAATTAGAAACTAG